The Malus sylvestris chromosome 12, drMalSylv7.2, whole genome shotgun sequence genome contains a region encoding:
- the LOC126592651 gene encoding protein EARLY RESPONSIVE TO DEHYDRATION 15 isoform X1 produces MALVSGGSRLNPNAPLFIPVALRQVEDFSPEWWQLVTTSTWYHDYWLSQQGEDGFYDNTQNEVDNVADLLPETFDLDVGDDFSSLEESQFEEFLQMSHTEGKNAGLEKSAAVLKNLKSLEDRHLKSPVEPRKYAEKPAKHVSPKCSPRFIQQPR; encoded by the exons ATGGCACTGGTTTCCGGAGGATCAAGGTTGAATCCCAATGCCCCTCTCTTCATCCCTGTGGCTCTGCGACAGGTGGAGGATTTCTCCCCGGAATGGTGGCAACTGGTCACAACCTCCACATGGTACCATGATTACTGGCTCAGTCAACAGGGTGAGGATGGCTTCTATGATAATACCCAGAATGAAGTTGACAATGTCGCCGATTTGCTTCCAGAGACCTTTGATCTCGATGTTGGTGATGACTTCTCCAGTCTAGAAGAATCTCAGTTTGAAGAGTTCCTTCAGATGTCTCATACTGAAGGTAAAAATG CGGGGTTAGAAAAGAGTGCTGCGGTCTTGAAGAATTTGAAGTCACTGGAGGACAGACATCTGAAATCCCCGGTGGAGCCGAGGAAGTACGCTGAGAAGCCAGCAAAGCATGTGAGCCCGAAATGCAGCCCCCGTTTCATCCAGCAGCCTCGTTGA
- the LOC126592651 gene encoding protein EARLY RESPONSIVE TO DEHYDRATION 15 isoform X2, translating into MALVSGGSRLNPNAPLFIPVALRQVEDFSPEWWQLVTTSTWYHDYWLSQQGEDGFYDNTQNEVDNVADLLPETFDLDVGDDFSSLEESQFEEFLQMSHTEGKNVLFWNISGVRKECCGLEEFEVTGGQTSEIPGGAEEVR; encoded by the exons ATGGCACTGGTTTCCGGAGGATCAAGGTTGAATCCCAATGCCCCTCTCTTCATCCCTGTGGCTCTGCGACAGGTGGAGGATTTCTCCCCGGAATGGTGGCAACTGGTCACAACCTCCACATGGTACCATGATTACTGGCTCAGTCAACAGGGTGAGGATGGCTTCTATGATAATACCCAGAATGAAGTTGACAATGTCGCCGATTTGCTTCCAGAGACCTTTGATCTCGATGTTGGTGATGACTTCTCCAGTCTAGAAGAATCTCAGTTTGAAGAGTTCCTTCAGATGTCTCATACTGAAGGTAAAAATG TTTTGTTTTGGAACATCAGCGGGGTTAGAAAAGAGTGCTGCGGTCTTGAAGAATTTGAAGTCACTGGAGGACAGACATCTGAAATCCCCGGTGGAGCCGAGGAAGTACGCTGA
- the LOC126592649 gene encoding uncharacterized protein LOC126592649: MGRRCRVWWPKQLTLSKPSSSSNFLLGWFVSSSPSSLDVVVAFACTELALSGIQSSLQGILCDANRRMPVLLQDNSMLCVVGHLFKVQTEEDQSHSSSCGCHKLSGSVEQCRENFEGNGYWITMMCDPQEQVGKDITWIPKLHHIHWHGQIVSRCDVHLILYETPAYGAHHFSLHPWNSFEKVSAPLRKPKWVDELHQKQQLLDLDTVILAINSSATAEIVFESCLGPKTSFVCFSTVYMFVGFVWQLFAMSVASLSTLFYVVLQFLYRLLNYASDSWIDLILVKVFSISRINVRIRGSQILYWPIVLQDNGMRSPSSVEYAEKAALHKHSVWSSLAVDVLLGNLFGLVLLYHAESVCIWILKFSSDMTNELLRSGCVWLMGVPAGFKLNNELAGVLGMISLTAIQIWSTIWIFLGSHFLYFIRGLAISGIIFGVTIPAALIIDLIALATLHVSTLHWLISLLYSTQIQALAALWRLFRGRKWNPLRQRLDSYDYTVKQHIVGSLLFTPLLLLLPTTSVFYIFFTIMNTTITLICILIEVTISVIHATPYIKIFLWLVRPRRFPTGIWFEIMSVWSGGIDSPKGIISPSDKLQTGKDLTRSSVVVSFLHSNFLTVGQIVMPHYKKLLSGKPRTLVATAAYGVLTGRRIPSTIGTDLPIFPWMLISYKEYWRLCRDSVLACHRT; this comes from the exons ATGGGAAGGAGATGTAGGGTTTGGTGGCCAAAGCAACTCACATTGAGCAAACCATCATCATCCTCCAATTTCTTGCTTGGTTggtttgtttcttcttctccgtcTTCTCTTGACGTCGTCGTCGCTTTCGCCTGCACTGAACTCGCGCTTTCTGGTATTCAATCAAGTCTCCAG GGAATTCTTTGCGACGCGAACAGAAGGATGCCTGTGTTACTACAGGataattctatgttgtgtgtAGTGGGTCATTTGTTTAAGGTTCAAACAGAAGAGGATCaatctcattcttcttcttgtgGGTGCCACAAGCTCAGTGGATCAGTAGAACAATGTAGGGAAAATTTTGAGGGAAACGGTTATTGGATTACGATGATGTGTGATCCTCAAGAACAAGTTGGAAAGGACATTACTTGGATTCCGAAACTGCATCACATTCACTGGCATGGGCAAATCGTTTCTCGGTGTGATGTCCAC CTAATTTTGTATGAGACTCCCGCCTATGGTGCCCACCATTTCTCATTACATCCTTGGAATTCATTTGAGAAAGTGAGTGCACCTTTGAGAAAACCCAAGTGGGTTGATGAACTTCACCAGAAGCAGCAACTCCTTGATTTG GATACAGTCATTCTGGCAATTAATAGCTCCGCAACCGCTGAAATTGTTTTTGAGAGCTGCCTAGGTCCCAAGACGTCTTTTGTGTGCTTTTCTACTGTTTACAT GTTTGTGGGCTTTGTATGGCAACTATTCGCCATGTCTGTGGCTTCATTATCCACTTTATTCTATGTCGTTCTTCAGTTTCTGTATAGACTTCTGAATTATGCATCAGACTCTTGGATAGACCTTATATTAGTAAAGGTATTCAGCATTTCAAGGATAAATGTCAGAATCCGTGGTTCTCAGATCTTGTATTGGCCAATCGTTCTTCAAGATAATGGCATGAG GTCACCATCAAGTGTGGAATACGCGGAGAAAGCCGCATTGCATAAGCATTCCGTGTGGTCAAGTTTAGCTGTTGATGTACTTCTGGGAAACTTGTTTGGTTTGGTACTGTTGTATCATGCAGAATCTGTTTGCATATGGATCTTGAAATTTTCCAGTGACATGACGAATGAATTATTGCGCTCAGGCTGTGTGTGGTTGATGGGGGTACCTGCAGGTTTTAAGTTAAACAATGAATTGGCAGGAGTTCTTGGGATGATTTCTCTAACTGCTATCCAGATTTGGTCTACCATTTGGATCTTTTTGGGGTCCCACTTTCTTTATTTCATTAGAGGACTTGCTATATCAGGAATCATTTTTGGGGTGACTATACCTGCTGCTTTGATAATCGACTTGATTGCACTAGCAACGTTGCATGTGTCTACTCTTCATTGGTTGATATCACTTTTGTATTCAACTCAGATACAGGCATTAGCAGCTCTGTGGCGCCTTTTCAG GGGCCGAAAGTGGAATCCTCTTCGTCAGAGATTAGATAGCTATGACTACACTGTCAAGCAACACATCGTTGGATCTCTTCTGTTCACACCACTCCTACTTCTATTACCGACAACTTCTGTTTTCTACATCTTTTTTACCATTATGAACACAACTATCACCCTTATCTGTATACTGATTGAAGTGACCATATCTGTTATCCATGCCACACCATATATCAAAATTTTCCTTTGGTTGGTCAGGCCGAGAAGATTTCCAACTGGGATATGGTTTGAAATAATGTCTGTTTGGAGTGGTGGAATTGATTCTCCTAAgggtattatttcaccatcagATAAACTTCAGACCGGAAAGGACCTCACTAGATCTTCTGTTGTGGTTTCATTTCTCCATAGTAACTTCTTGACTGTAG GACAAATAGTCATGCCTCACTACAAAAAGCTTCTTTCTGGGAAACCTCGGACATTGGTTGCTACTGCAGCTTATGGAGTCCTCACTGGCAGACG GATTCCATCTACAATCGGAACTGATCTTCCAATATTTCCGTGGATGCTAATCTCCTACAAAGAGTATTGGCGTCTCTGCCGCGATTCAGTTCTCGCATGCCACAGAACGTGA